In one Vulgatibacter incomptus genomic region, the following are encoded:
- a CDS encoding peptide-N-glycosidase F-related protein — translation MSGRFPVLRPALCSILLLAAAACSKSEEKSGCDPACSAGEVCDRGECVPVDSHCDPACAEGEICDAGQCKPASECVPACAVDEVCDGGLCIHVHPGECEPACAAGESCVEGVCVPDGDCHPACAEGETCVDGTCKPEPKDPFSEGPYGSGVKEIAADFTVETLDGPWNLRANWTGEDNLVFLFLQAANTYSKGLWNPSDADVRKLLVSSPPNVHYFFASYDASAESDVAAKKAKMDAVLAALTEEQAQQWVGRLHYIKTRASNVDGSLGAAMTEQRAFAIAVDSRQRWREVGLLQNPGTGAIAVQFLGKEAEGFNYERRVEDQRDALQARQVPIFANQRHEGGWGDGYYSVKSVQLPSAEEMAGYDSMAIWMYTACPGHQQGKDAGCNEWDYLAHLFLCENDDPDTCTVELARYVTSYGREGEWLTDVSGLLPLLAEGGTKKIAYAGANGYDMDARILLWNAGKPMRPTRAVPLWGAPRAAEPFGSDFNDGRHAPITFTVDDRSAAHVELYTVITGHGFGAVKENCAEFCNHQHEFTVNTGRHMKEHKIAGSALGCHDQVSDGVVPNQFGTWPYGRGGWCPGLDVKPWTADVTADLVSGENTISYRGLFKNADYVPVLDPRGDYMPELRLATWLVFYEAK, via the coding sequence ATGTCTGGCCGGTTTCCCGTCTTGCGTCCCGCCCTCTGTTCGATCCTCCTCCTGGCTGCGGCTGCCTGCAGCAAGTCCGAGGAGAAGTCCGGCTGCGATCCCGCCTGCAGCGCTGGCGAAGTCTGCGACCGCGGCGAGTGCGTCCCGGTGGACTCCCACTGCGATCCGGCCTGTGCCGAGGGGGAGATCTGTGATGCGGGTCAGTGCAAGCCCGCCTCCGAGTGCGTGCCCGCCTGTGCCGTAGACGAGGTCTGCGACGGTGGGCTGTGCATCCACGTGCATCCCGGCGAATGCGAGCCCGCCTGCGCCGCGGGAGAGAGCTGCGTCGAGGGCGTCTGCGTGCCCGACGGCGACTGCCACCCGGCCTGCGCCGAAGGGGAGACCTGCGTCGACGGGACCTGCAAGCCCGAGCCGAAGGATCCGTTCTCCGAGGGGCCCTACGGCTCCGGGGTGAAGGAGATCGCCGCGGACTTCACCGTCGAGACCCTCGACGGCCCCTGGAACCTGCGGGCGAACTGGACCGGCGAAGACAACCTCGTCTTCCTCTTCCTCCAGGCGGCGAACACCTACAGCAAAGGCCTCTGGAACCCGAGCGACGCGGACGTTAGGAAGCTCCTCGTCTCCTCGCCGCCCAACGTGCACTATTTCTTCGCCTCCTACGACGCTTCGGCCGAGAGCGACGTCGCCGCGAAGAAGGCGAAGATGGACGCGGTGCTCGCGGCGCTCACCGAGGAGCAGGCGCAGCAGTGGGTGGGCCGGCTCCACTACATCAAGACGCGCGCGTCGAACGTCGATGGAAGCCTCGGCGCCGCGATGACGGAGCAGCGTGCGTTCGCGATCGCGGTCGACAGCCGTCAGCGCTGGCGCGAGGTGGGCCTCCTCCAGAACCCGGGCACTGGCGCGATCGCCGTCCAGTTCCTGGGCAAGGAGGCCGAGGGCTTCAACTATGAGCGCCGGGTCGAGGATCAGCGCGACGCGCTCCAGGCCAGGCAGGTGCCGATCTTCGCCAACCAGCGCCACGAAGGCGGCTGGGGCGACGGCTATTACTCGGTGAAGAGCGTGCAGCTCCCCTCGGCCGAGGAAATGGCCGGCTACGACTCGATGGCGATCTGGATGTACACCGCGTGCCCCGGCCACCAGCAGGGCAAGGACGCCGGCTGCAACGAGTGGGACTACCTCGCCCACCTCTTCCTCTGTGAGAACGACGATCCCGACACCTGCACCGTGGAGCTCGCCCGCTACGTGACCTCCTATGGCCGCGAGGGCGAGTGGCTCACCGACGTCTCGGGCCTCCTCCCGCTCCTCGCCGAAGGCGGGACCAAGAAGATCGCGTACGCAGGCGCGAACGGCTACGACATGGACGCGCGGATCCTCCTCTGGAACGCGGGCAAGCCCATGAGGCCCACCCGCGCCGTGCCGCTGTGGGGCGCGCCCCGGGCCGCCGAGCCCTTCGGCTCCGACTTCAACGACGGCCGCCACGCGCCGATCACGTTCACCGTGGACGATCGGAGCGCCGCCCATGTCGAGCTCTACACCGTGATCACCGGCCACGGCTTCGGCGCCGTGAAGGAGAACTGCGCGGAGTTCTGCAACCACCAGCACGAGTTCACGGTGAACACCGGTCGTCACATGAAGGAGCACAAGATCGCCGGCTCCGCGTTGGGCTGCCACGACCAGGTCTCGGACGGAGTCGTCCCCAACCAGTTCGGCACCTGGCCGTACGGCCGCGGCGGCTGGTGCCCGGGCCTCGACGTGAAGCCGTGGACGGCCGACGTCACCGCGGATCTCGTCTCGGGCGAGAACACGATCTCGTACCGCGGGCTCTTCAAGAACGCCGACTACGTTCCCGTTCTCGACCCCAGGGGCGACTACATGCCCGAGCTTCGACTGGCGACCTGGCTGGTCTTCTACGAGGCGAAGTAG
- a CDS encoding LysR family transcriptional regulator, producing the protein MEQYEGPDLLELSTFLAVASAGSLSGAARSLGLPKSTISRRLARLEEELGVRLVHRTTRRFSLTEEGLAYQERIRRAFDTLEEANAALRESEETPRGHLRVTAPVDVALASLGEVVADFTRSYPETTVELILTERTVDLIAEGIDLAIRASPALPDSSLVARKIATVSLELVATPAYLDAHGRPATVEELAEHRFVARAAVHGRATLELVGPKGQRKIEVAAPIGATDFSFVHRATLAGGGIGTLPDMVANADLKAGRLERVLPGYTAGTAGLHVVHPGGRLLPAKVRAFRDLLVERFASTC; encoded by the coding sequence ATGGAACAATACGAGGGCCCGGATCTCCTGGAGCTGTCCACCTTCCTCGCCGTCGCCTCGGCGGGCAGCCTCTCCGGCGCCGCGCGCAGCCTGGGCCTGCCGAAATCGACGATCAGCCGCCGCCTCGCGAGGCTGGAGGAGGAGCTGGGCGTCCGGCTCGTCCACCGCACCACCCGGCGCTTCTCACTCACCGAGGAAGGCCTCGCCTACCAGGAGCGCATCCGCCGGGCGTTCGACACGCTCGAGGAGGCGAACGCCGCACTCCGCGAGAGCGAAGAGACGCCCCGCGGACACCTTCGCGTAACGGCGCCCGTGGACGTCGCCCTCGCGAGCCTCGGCGAGGTGGTGGCCGATTTCACTCGGAGTTATCCGGAGACGACGGTGGAGCTCATCCTCACGGAGCGGACCGTCGACCTGATCGCCGAGGGCATCGACCTGGCGATACGCGCGTCTCCCGCCTTGCCGGACTCGTCCCTGGTCGCTCGGAAGATCGCGACGGTGTCTCTCGAGCTGGTGGCGACGCCGGCCTACCTCGACGCCCACGGGAGGCCGGCCACCGTGGAGGAGCTGGCGGAGCACCGCTTCGTCGCGCGCGCTGCCGTACACGGCCGGGCGACGCTCGAGCTCGTGGGGCCCAAGGGCCAGCGGAAGATCGAAGTGGCCGCTCCCATTGGAGCCACGGACTTCAGCTTCGTCCACAGGGCCACCTTGGCCGGCGGCGGCATCGGGACCTTGCCCGACATGGTCGCGAACGCCGATCTGAAGGCCGGGCGGCTCGAGCGTGTCCTTCCCGGCTACACGGCGGGGACCGCGGGCCTCCACGTGGTGCATCCCGGAGGCCGCCTGCTGCCGGCGAAGGTCCGGGCGTTCCGCGACCTCCTCGTCGAGCGGTTCGCCTCGACCTGCTAG